A stretch of the Sphingomonas sp. CL5.1 genome encodes the following:
- a CDS encoding carboxymuconolactone decarboxylase family protein — translation MTARLDPYAAAPALLKAWLDFSNQVTASGLEKPLLELVKIRASQINGCANCLNMHTYEARQAGETEQRIAVLAAWHEAPCYTDRERAALAWTDHLTLVADRRAPQHVYDALDAQFGKEEQVHLTMMINVINGWNRLAVGFDLYAPELGWRQ, via the coding sequence ATGACCGCCCGCCTCGATCCCTATGCCGCCGCGCCTGCGTTGCTGAAGGCATGGCTGGACTTTTCCAATCAGGTCACCGCGAGCGGCTTGGAAAAGCCGCTGCTCGAGCTGGTGAAGATCCGCGCGTCGCAGATCAACGGCTGCGCCAACTGCCTCAACATGCACACCTATGAAGCGCGGCAGGCTGGCGAGACCGAGCAGCGCATCGCGGTGCTGGCGGCATGGCACGAGGCCCCCTGCTACACCGACCGCGAGCGCGCCGCCCTCGCCTGGACCGATCATCTGACGCTGGTTGCCGACCGGCGCGCGCCGCAGCATGTCTATGACGCGCTGGATGCGCAGTTCGGCAAGGAGGAACAGGTCCACCTGACCATGATGATCAACGTCATCAACGGCTGGAACCGGCTGGCGGTCGGCTTCGACCTGTACGCGCCGGAACTGGGCTGGAGGCAATGA
- a CDS encoding wax ester/triacylglycerol synthase family O-acyltransferase: MQQLSAMDASFVYLETPHTPMHIGSVAIYDPSTAPGGFVRFKDILAFIEARLRGARSFRQRLVRVPFDLDHPYWIEDPEFDLEFHVRHIALPRPGDWRQLCIQAARLHSRPMDLTKPLWEFTVIEGLDNIAGLPPGCFALVCKVHHAAIDGMSGVEMSAAVHSISADVAPPPGDDPWEAENMPHVADLLARSYFNSLVQPMRVMETIGRSLPGMGRLAAQVGKGDVSLRSTRPAPRTRFNGKVGAHRVWDAVSFPLREIRAMKEAVPDATVNDVVLSIVGGGLRRYLQAKGELPKETLTAMAPISIRQEGEKAAMGNLVSAMTVGLGTQIKDALERLRFVHDEAANSKAMTNAVGAKTLSDYSQLMPSALAGLGARLYTRLGAANAHAPAYNCVVTNVPGSRVPLYFCGARMVGMYGSGPVFDGMGLINPVYSYGDTIAISFTSDRDMMPDPQAYAEALRESYEALRAAVERSAAPSAGARRAEAGRRRRAAGPKGADAAIPAA; this comes from the coding sequence ATGCAGCAACTATCCGCGATGGACGCCTCGTTCGTATATCTGGAAACGCCGCACACGCCGATGCACATCGGCTCGGTCGCGATCTATGATCCGTCCACCGCGCCGGGCGGGTTCGTGCGGTTCAAGGATATCCTCGCCTTCATCGAGGCGCGATTGCGCGGCGCGCGCTCGTTCCGGCAGCGGCTGGTGCGGGTGCCGTTCGATCTCGACCATCCCTATTGGATCGAGGACCCGGAATTCGATCTGGAATTCCACGTCCGCCACATCGCCCTGCCCAGGCCGGGCGACTGGCGCCAGCTCTGCATCCAGGCGGCGCGGCTCCACTCGCGGCCGATGGACCTGACCAAGCCGCTCTGGGAATTCACCGTGATCGAGGGGCTGGACAATATCGCCGGCCTGCCGCCGGGATGCTTCGCGCTGGTCTGCAAGGTGCATCACGCGGCGATCGACGGCATGTCCGGCGTCGAGATGTCGGCCGCCGTCCATTCGATCTCGGCGGACGTCGCGCCGCCGCCGGGCGACGATCCGTGGGAGGCGGAGAACATGCCGCACGTCGCGGACCTGCTCGCGCGCAGCTATTTCAACAGCCTCGTCCAGCCGATGCGGGTGATGGAGACGATCGGCCGCTCGCTGCCCGGCATGGGGCGGCTCGCGGCGCAGGTGGGGAAGGGCGACGTCTCGCTGCGCAGCACCCGGCCCGCGCCCAGGACGCGCTTCAACGGCAAGGTCGGCGCGCATCGCGTGTGGGATGCGGTGTCTTTCCCGCTCAGGGAGATCCGCGCCATGAAGGAGGCGGTGCCCGACGCGACCGTCAATGACGTGGTGCTGTCGATCGTCGGCGGGGGGCTGCGCCGCTATCTCCAGGCGAAGGGCGAGCTGCCGAAGGAAACGCTCACCGCGATGGCCCCGATCTCGATCCGGCAGGAAGGGGAGAAGGCCGCGATGGGCAACCTCGTCTCCGCCATGACGGTCGGCCTCGGCACGCAGATCAAGGATGCGCTGGAACGGCTGCGCTTCGTGCATGACGAGGCGGCCAATTCGAAGGCGATGACCAACGCCGTCGGGGCCAAGACCCTGTCGGATTATTCGCAGCTCATGCCCAGCGCGCTGGCCGGGCTGGGCGCGCGGCTCTACACGCGGCTGGGGGCGGCGAACGCCCATGCGCCGGCGTATAATTGCGTCGTCACCAACGTGCCGGGCAGCCGCGTGCCGCTCTATTTCTGCGGCGCGAGAATGGTCGGCATGTACGGCAGCGGCCCGGTGTTCGACGGCATGGGGCTGATCAATCCCGTCTACAGCTACGGCGACACGATCGCGATCAGCTTCACCAGCGACCGCGACATGATGCCCGATCCGCAGGCCTATGCCGAGGCGCTGCGCGAAAGCTACGAGGCGTTGCGGGCGGCGGTGGAGCGGTCCGCCGCGCCCTCGGCTGGCGCGCGCCGGGCGGAGGCCGGACGACGGCGCCGCGCCGCCGGCCCAAAGGGAGCGGACGCGGCGATACCGGCGGCTTGA